One stretch of Equus przewalskii isolate Varuska chromosome 9, EquPr2, whole genome shotgun sequence DNA includes these proteins:
- the C5AR2 gene encoding C5a anaphylatoxin chemotactic receptor 2, which yields MENASLNYDYAHYDHLPDLPVDCADHACASTDPLGTAPLLLYAAVFLVGVPGNAMVAWVTGKEARQRAGVTWLLHLAMADLLCCGSLPILAVPIARGGHWPFGAVGCRALPSVILLSMYASVLLLAALSADLCLLALRPTWGTAARRMHRVRAACVAAWALALLLTVPSAIYRRLHQEHFPRRLECVVDYGGSVMAESTVTAIRFIFGFLGPLVVVASCHGALLCHVAQRRWPLGIAVVVGFFVCWAPYQMLGLVLAVAAPHSALLARALRAEPLVVGLALAHSCLNPVLFLYFGRAQLRRSLPAACRWALKESQSKDESEVSKKSTSHDLVSEMEV from the coding sequence ATGGAGAACGCGTCCCTCAACTACGACTACGCGCACTACGACCACCTGCCCGACCTCCCCGTGGACTGCGCGGACCACGCCTGCGCCTCCACCGACCCCCTGGGCACTGCCCCGCTCCTGCTCTATGCCGCTGTCTTCCTGGTGGGGGTGCCGGGCAACGCCATGGTGGCCTGGGTGACCGGCAAAGAGGCCCGCCAGAGGGCGGGTGTCACCTGGCTCCTCCACCTGGCCATGGCAGACCTGCTCTGCTGTGGCTCCCTCCCCATCCTGGCCGTGCCCATCGCCCGCGGGGGCCACTGGCCGTTCGGGGCCGTGGGCTGCCGGGCCCTGCCCTCCGTCATCCTGTTGTCCATGTACGCCAGCGTCCTGCTCCTGGCTGCGCTCAGCGCCGACCTCTGCCTGCTGGCCCTCAGGCCCACCTGGGGGACCGCGGCTCGGCGGATGCACAGGGTGCGTGCGGCCTGTGTGGCAGCCTGGGCGCTGGCCTTGCTGCTGACCGTCCCCTCGGCCATCTACCGCCGGCTGCACCAGGAGCATTTCCCACGCCGGCTGGAGTGCGTGGTGGACTACGGGGGCTCGGTCATGGCTGAGAGCACCGTGACCGCCATCCGGTTTATTTTCGGCTTCCTGGGGCCCCTGGTGGTCGTGGCCAGCTGCCACGGTGCCCTCCTGTGTCACGTGGCCCAACGCCGCTGGCCGCTGGGCATAGCCGTGGTGGTGGGGTTCTTTGTCTGCTGGGCCCCCTACCAGATGCTGGGGCTGGTCCTCGCCGTGGCTGCCCCACACTCCGCGCTCCTGGCCCGGGCCCTGCGGGCTGAACCCCTGGTCGTGGGCCTTGCTCTTGCTCACAGCTGCCTCAATCCCGTGCTTTTCCTGTATTTCGGGCGGGCTCAGCTGCGCCGGTCACTGCCAGCCGCATGTCGCTGGGCCCTGAAGGAGTCACAGAGCAAGGATGAAAGTGAGGTCAGCAAGAAATCCACCAGCCATGACCTGGTCTCGGAGATGGAGGTCTAG